One Amphiprion ocellaris isolate individual 3 ecotype Okinawa chromosome 5, ASM2253959v1, whole genome shotgun sequence genomic region harbors:
- the rplp0 gene encoding 60S acidic ribosomal protein P0: protein MPREDRATWKSNYFMKIIQLLDDYPKCFIVGADNVGSKQMQTIRLSLRGKAVVLMGKNTMMRKAIRGHLENNPALEKLLPHIKGNVGFVFTKEDLTEVRDMLLANKVPAAARAGAIAPCDVTVPAQNTGLGPEKTSFFQALGITTKISRGTIEILSDVGLIKTGDKVGASEATLLNMLNISPFSYGLIIQQVYDNGSVYSPEVLDITEASLHVRFLEGVRNIASVCLEIGYPTLASVPHSIINGYKRVLAVAVETDYSFPLADKVKAYLADPSAFAAVAAPAAAAETAAAPAAAKEEAKEESEESDDDMGFGLFD, encoded by the exons ATGCCCAGGGAAGACAGGGCCACGTGGAAGTCCAACTATTTTATGAAAATCATC CAACTCCTGGATGACTATCCAAAATGCTTCATTGTGGGTGCAGACAATGTGGGCTCCAAGCAGATGCAGACCATCCGTCTGTCTCTGCGTGGAAAGGCTGTGGTGCTGATGGGCAAAAACACCATGATGCGCAAAGCCATCCGTGGCCACCTGGAGAACAATCCTGCCCTGGAGAA GCTCCTGCCTCACATTAAGGGAAATGTGGGCTTTGTCTTCACCAAGGAGGATCTGACTGAGGTCAGGGACATGCTGTTGGCCAACAAG GTACCTGCAGCTGCCCGTGCTGGAGCCATTGCTCCTTGTGATGTGACTGTGCCAGCCCAGAACACTGGTCTGGGTCCTGAGAAGACCTCTTTCTTCCAGGCTCTGGGTATCACCACCAAAATCTCCAGAGGAACCATTGAAATCTTG AGTGATGTCGGTCTGATCAAGACTGGCGACAAGGTTGGTGCCAGCGAGGCCACGCTGCTCAACATGTTGAACATCTCACCTTTCTCCTACGGACTTATCATCCAACAAGTGTATGATAACGGCAGTGTTTACAGTCCTGAGGTGCTCGACATCACAGAGGCTTCTCTGCATGTCAGGTTCTTGGAG GGTGTGAGGAACATCGCTAGTGTCTGTCTGGAGATTGGCTACCCCACTTTGGCCTCTGTCCCCCACTCCATCATCAATGGATATAAGAGAGTCCTGGCTGTCGCTGTGGAGACAGACTACTCCTTCCCTCTGGCAGACAAA GTCAAAGCCTACCTGGCTGATCCATCTGCTTTTGCTGCTGTCGCAGCACCTGCAGCAGCCGCTGAGACCGCTGCAGCTCCAGCTGCTGCCAAGGAGGAGGCGAAGGAAGAGTCTGAGGAATCAGATGACGACATGGGCTTCGGTCTGTTCGACTAA
- the golga7 gene encoding golgin subfamily A member 7, producing MAETHSLQDLQQPAVSSKVFVQRDYSSGTICRFQTKFPSELESRLDKQQFEETIQTLNNLYAEAEKLGGKSYLEGCLACLTAYTIFLCMETHYEKVLKKIARYIKDQNEKIYAPRGLLLTDPIERGLRVVEVTIFEDRSIGSGR from the exons ATGGCTGAG ACCCACAGCTTACAGGACCTCCAGCAGCCAGCTGTCTCCTCCAAGGTGTTTGTCCAGAGAGACTACAGCTCAGGAACCATATGCAGGTTCCAGACCAAGTTCCCCTCAGAGCTGGAGTCAAGG CTCGATAAGCAGCAGTTTGAGGAGACGATCCAGACTCTGAACAACCTGTATGCAGAGGCAGAGAAACTGGGAGGGAAGTCATACCTGGAGGGTTGTTTGGCTTGTCTAACAGCTTACACCATCTTCCTCTGTATGGAGACGCACTATGAGAAG GTGTTAAAGAAGATTGCCAGATACATTAAAGACCAGAATGAGAAGATATATGCTCCCAGGGGCTTGCTGCTGACCGACCCCATTGAGAGAGGCCTCCGAGTT GTTGAAGTGACTATCTTTGAAGACAGAAGTATTGGCTCTGGAAGATAA